The stretch of DNA TGTCGAAATACCCGCAATGTAATATAGATAACTGAGCCCGAAAATAAAAGGGATGCATATAGAGCTGAAAATCAATATAGCATGCATAATTGTCAGAATAAGAATCAATCCCGATTTGCCTTTTATCCTTAATATATCTCCATTTGTAGTTTCAAGGCCTGCAAATATACCGCCAATGCATAGCAGTTGCAGGATGGGAGCTGCTGAGAGCCATTGTTCTCCCAGTATGTACATAAATGATTGTGCTACCAATATTATGCCCATAAACATCGGGAATATGACAAATGCTTTGATCCTGATAAATTTTCTGAATATATATTTCAATCGGTGGTCATCATCGTGTATCGACGATAGGATAGGATAGGAGACACTGTATATCGATCCGTTTAAGACATCGTTAGCCGAATTGTAATTTCTGTAAGCTAGATTGTATAATCCCCCGATACTTAATGAGTAGAATTTCCCTAGTATGTTTTGGGGAATGTTTACCATTACAGAATTTATAATACTACCTAAAACCAATTTCGAGCTGAAAGCGAACAGGTCTTTAAATGACTCTTTACTAAACGATCCCGATGGTTTCCATCTGCTGAATATCCACAGGCAACAAACTTTAAGGAATGTCCACAGTACCACCTGGGTAGCTAATGCCCATACTCCAAAACCAAAATAGGCAAGCAATAGTGTTACAGAGTATGATGTAAATACTGAGAATGCATTAATCTTGGTGATC from Dysgonomonas mossii encodes:
- a CDS encoding lipopolysaccharide biosynthesis protein; amino-acid sequence: MKEKSLKDKTVSGLSWSVLDKLLQNAFVFVAGILLARLIDKEGYGLMGVLAIFVGLANILHESGFSSAIIRKKNITQADYTTVFYLNISIGIFLYLLLFFLAPLISNYYDKPILTDLSRYLFLSFLFNSFAVVQNAKLIKEINYKLITKINAFSVFTSYSVTLLLAYFGFGVWALATQVVLWTFLKVCCLWIFSRWKPSGSFSKESFKDLFAFSSKLVLGSIINSVMVNIPQNILGKFYSLSIGGLYNLAYRNYNSANDVLNGSIYSVSYPILSSIHDDDHRLKYIFRKFIRIKAFVIFPMFMGIILVAQSFMYILGEQWLSAAPILQLLCIGGIFAGLETTNGDILRIKGKSGLILILTIMHAILIFSSICIPFIFGLSYLYYIAGISTTYIIRYIVSSIMSNKLINYSLVELIKDLLPYFGISFICILCGYMLRFAISQPVVLMICQIAFVGALYIGTLYFSKARILREAIEYVTNKRIKK